The DNA segment TAGCTGCCCTTCCTTCTACATCTTCAAGATCAAATGATATTTTGATAATGTGGTATTTTGACCATTGGTCAATTTGACTAATCTTCAATGGACTCCTGCTGTCTCCTCATAATACAAGGAATTACGTAATTAGAAATCCAATCAACACACTTTTCGGATCGAGCTGCATACCTTACAGTgtagattttattttcattgaattgtAGAAATGTGGCAGTGATTTTTCTGCCTTTTGCGACTATAATAAGTTGAATAGGTTTCATAAGACCTGTTATTAGAATATGTGTACATTTGGATAagtatgttgaatatgtgtATATTTCTAGGACTGACCTTTTTGTAGAACCTAGCACCAGTGACTTTGTGGAATCCCTTTTTGAAAGTTGCCTGGTAGTCGTCGGGCTCGGCGAACTTGAAGAGGATGCCAGTGGCGGTCTTGGTGAGCGAGTAGGGTCCCTTGAAGTTCATCTTCTCGCAAATGGCCGACGCCTTCTCCATGTTGAGCTCGTTGCTGGGCGTCAACAGGAAGGCGCCCTTCGACAGGAAGTGGTCGGGGTCTCCGGCGTCCTGATCCGAGTCAGAGTCATCGTTGTCAGAGCCGGGTGCATGCAGGTGCGCACgcgtgctgctgctgctgctgctgccgcGTACGTCTGCAGCGGACGCCGACTGCTTGACCGCAGCCGCGGCCACGCTACTGTCCGCTCTCAGCATTTCTTCCGCCTCTGCTGCCGCTGCACTACTGCCGCTGCCGCTGCCGCTATCACTGCTTCCGCTGCCGCTGCTGCTACTTCTGCTGCCCTGGCTGCAATGTGACCCGCTCGGACTGACGTCTCGCGACGCGCGTCTCGGCTGCTCTGCGCCCGTTTCCTCCTCGCTAGACATTTTTGTACTTGCACTCGCTGCAAATTTAAATATCCCTGGCCCCCCACACCTCTCACTCCCCCCACTATCAAACCGAAAAAAGAATACCGCAAATGGCATCTCCGCCTAGAACACTGTTTTGCATATGTCGAATTCAACTTGCCTCCAACATAATTTACTTCTGTCGAGCTACATTACACCTGAAACAATGCTGGTGTGACTCCATTTCACACAACATGAATCCGGCTGAGTTGTTGTCTTTTCATTCTGCAAGATAGTATTCATTTATAGAGGAAATCGAGAGAAGACTCTTCTCTATTTTCCTGGTGTTCCATTGCACGAAACCACAAAACACTgctgaaatgtattgaaatagaaCTAATTGTAACATGGTTCTCTATTACAAGAGATatataaatcaattttcaaacttCCCATGGATAATAAAGAGGTTGATCATGTTAATCATAgcttttttctaataattattgtctttgtCCTGatttgaaaaaggaaatgtAAAGTCCATTTGCAAGCTATGTAATTTCgaatgaatgatgaatctaTTCATTGAACTGTAGGTGGACATTTCACATGATAGCCATATTCCATTTTTTCCTATCCTCTCATCAATTATTTAGCAGGGTTTTAATTTTGAATGTCAAATCTCAAGATTTGCTACAAGTGACTTTTCTCAAATATCACACTATTCtttcatcataaattggcagtgtgcttcagtatgaacattcatattgaGTACGTATTGGAACGTCTGCGGAACTAAACACAGGAGgtgtttctaaacttcctaccaaacaaagacactcaaaactaaaactactgcaacagtcgtatgggaatgcgtcaaatagtcgaattatacatgaaatgaaagataattcaatgctctacaatctcgtaaCTAGCACaacattcttgtttcatcaattgttgaaaagttataagacttgaaagagcgaaaaaatggaagaaaaactggTTTTTAAAAGTTCATCACTTCagaacataaatatctcgaaataaacttgtaggaaatttattaggCTTCATTTTTATGCAGTTTATTTATGTCAAAAAATATCtaaccttcaagagcggatatttcAGAAAccatgagagatatggaaaaaatgttgaggttaaaacttgttggtaattttgtaagcttcaattttgcactCGGTAcaaaaatgttcataagatgcatggtttccgagatatatgcgaaaaattaagaaaatggtactttcaaacgaCTCCCACcgctttagcacagggggtaggggtaaggacttttgatatgttaatcctctttatccttgaaagagctgtggagttgaaaattgtgttccaaacttttccctctataatcttccgttgactggactacaatgctctaatattgttttgaaatgcatttttttttcaaattatatctaGGTGGACAGTAGATTGCTTCAACCTTGAGATTTTGTGCGAGTGTTTCAATTTCCATTAGTGTGATCTGAGTTTCCGAGAACTGTGAGTTGCATTCTTCTTGATGATTTATGTTGTCTTTGGTTATTATTGCATTGCCCCCGCATGAGCTTTGTTGTCTGGATGAATAGTTTGATATATTCTATAGCCTTTTTCTTGAATTAATCAGTTGTTGAATGAGTTTCAGACACTAAGCTTATATCTATTTTATTTGcctcttcaaatatttttaattcaagttttctatttatAATGCCGTAGCATTCCAAGTTAGTATTTTCAGTTCTCTCGACTCCATCTACTTGTTTGAGGTTTGTTTAGTACAGGTGAAGCAGTTTCTAAAATATCGAGCCTTTTCGAGAAACTATCCAACTATTCAACATAATGGAAATAACTTCCATAGACCACATCTCATTTTTTTGTAAGAATTTATCTGCAGCAGACTGAGGTTCATCTCCAGTAACTTCCACATGACTCACAAATTCATTCGAGAATGGAAGATCAAGAATCATTacccgagtgaagtgaggtctaagattcaagtcgacggttttgcatttctttttatgtttatatgtttatatttatgttccgcatttacagcgaaacgcagcaatagattttcatgaaatttgacaggtatgttcctttttgaatttcgcgtcgacgtatacatacgttttttttgttgaaattttgcattttaaggataatacaaaaggaaaaggagtctcctttgaacgcaaatattaccgtaaaaatcagactttagaattattcatcacacaCCGATATGCCGTCAATCATTGCCGTTAATGATTAggagattattcaaaataagtaCCTAAGTGAGGTAtctttatttcaaaaagtataatACATTTTGTCCAATAGCTTTTTCCACTGAAACTTCGAGGTCAACATTTTTAAAgtccaaaaattaaaaaccagaagatccattagagcattaataatatcatatgaaattcatattaataatacattcatgccagatttcatcaatttctaAAAATGTCCATGTTCCATGCAATAGACCAAGACTTAATAAGCTATTTCAAATACCGTTTGTCAGAACCGCTCACCATTTCAATCCCTACCTCAATAGAGCAATAGACTAAACCCATTCTGtgaccccccccccccattaTATGACCGCTacaatatattcaaaaaatcttgtgaaaaattatgctgctcaattgatgattaaattaatattttttatttctactgattctttattttttcaattgtttcttctttctttgtatacccatacatatttttcataccCCTTCACTAACTTTCCTGAATCTAACTCAAATatcgttctcttctaatcttattagttaCACTGAATCGTTGTGAAATGAAGTTCGATATTAttctcttttgttttcctttttaattgtaAAGCTATAGATTACTTCACACCGACACCGACACGTCAGGACatgacataattcactctgatagACAGAactagaggaggctgtggtttttaactacGATGAGTATTGTTTTCCCACGAATCAAAaagattgaatcaaatcaatcaatggTTTCATTCAATTAAACTCAAAAACACGCaaaagaattcaaaataaaagaaCAATAGAATAGATTATGTCGATTCTTTGGTCCATTTAAAACTGCGATGTTTGAATAAGTCCAACTCTTGACAGTTAGTCTGGAGTTGAACTTCTctcatgattgaaaatgatgtgCATCCCATTGAATATGTATAACTCAATGAAACTAATAGGTGAGTAACATTTCCAATCATTGGGATTCAGTTTATGATAACGAGAAATTTGTATCATCAAGAAAACTACAACGTGAATCAGGTTACCACTTTCTCCTGCAATTCAATTgcatagttataatattatagtatcattataatattatataatatattggaaGTTGTATTATCGTTTCCTGTTACTAGTTCCTGTCACCTACACTCAGTATATGGTTCTGCTAGTGGCGGCAAATAAGTGTacctaaataatataataatatttttctagttccaagaatattgtatttgtaatttgtatccaattaaatatttcaaggtaATAAAATTAACTATTATTACAATAAGGGGTATAAAATTAGAACATCACTAGGTTGAATGAGATTCACTTATTATAAAGTTGATGGTTGACAGCAAATCTGATCATCAAATATTGATCATCTTACTAACGTTGAAACGAAGTTTTCTTCACTCACTAGAAAATTTCCATCTCGTCCAGCATTCTCCATTAACGTTCTACCATCGTTCCATATTTATCCACTATTCACATAAGACAGTTACGATGTCTGGTGAGGAGTATAAAACCAGACTGGAATATTGATCATGTTTGAATGAAGATGCACAAGTAGTGATTGAGTTGAGTGTTTATGCCAGCTCTGGCAATAACGATGTCTGCCGAAGCAGACTCCCACATGCTAGCTTTCGGAAAGGCACACTACCGCTAAATATTCGATAATTTGACAGCAATAATTGATATAAATCATAGTATATTTGGGCGAGGCTTTCCTGTGGTTGATGGGTGGTTGAAAGGTGCCACCCTTCCTGTCACTAATCCTATTCGTCGACCGCCTCCGAGTTCAATGCTCACTTTCTATCTGAGTAGGCGGCATCAAAAATCGCTACTGCTCTCTTTCTTATCTCAAATCTTGAAATCTTTCCCGACTGGGCCGAGGCCGCTTTTTATAAGACCGCATTTCCAGTACAGTACAGAACCAACCgttctgttgaattttaatatattttgatCGGAATTTTCGTTCCAGATTTGTCATTATACTCGTCTGAGATTCATGAATTTTGTTGAAGAAAGTATGCTACGGTTACCCACGAATAAATATATGAGTACTCTCAATGATGACTGATGAGtatcattattccaattacgaTGTCAAATATTACTCAGTGATTAATTTGAGTAAAATGTCATTACGAAAGAAGTGGACATCTGACGACATGGCTGACTCTGTAGTAGAAATACTAGTACTGGCAAAGAACGCTAAAAGACTCAGTTTGGATAGATTTATGACGAATTCTTTCTCAGTAATTGATGGATTTGAATTCATTTAATATGGTTTTCtatgtaaaatattattcatatcagTGGTAATGCTGAGAGTTACGCTTTTTCATTTCTAGATAATGCACTTTGAGATAATTTCAGACATTTCTAGATAATGAACTTTAATTGAAGACATGTTTTTGAGGATACTTACAA comes from the Nilaparvata lugens isolate BPH chromosome 1, ASM1435652v1, whole genome shotgun sequence genome and includes:
- the LOC111052532 gene encoding uncharacterized protein LOC111052532, with amino-acid sequence MSSEEETGAEQPRRASRDVSPSGSHCSQGSRSSSSGSGSSDSGSGSGSSAAAAEAEEMLRADSSVAAAAVKQSASAADVRGSSSSSSTRAHLHAPGSDNDDSDSDQDAGDPDHFLSKGAFLLTPSNELNMEKASAICEKMNFKGPYSLTKTATGILFKFAEPDDYQATFKKGFHKVTGARFYKKVSPRNIHIFNILIQMYTYSNNRSYETYSTYYSRKRQKNHCHRATSQPEKRGKDGQDKGSELANVGGPPPIIRVTLASLEECNILLQNGLDFYGATFFPTEPAAGFGLGRSTGRKSIANNSRLIDAMTAASLRVRDVMPVFDAAGFSKIPPPSTKTVKPR